The DNA segment TTTGATGACCAAGCCTCTTATTTACTTCTTGCTGCCTCCAAACTCAAAGCACCTCACCAGATCTCTGAGTGTTTCATCTGAGCCCTCAAGTCCAAAGTCTTTCCTTTCTCCGCTACTAGGCAATGGTCAGGGATCCGAGCTTGAAGCAGCGCAATGTATACCTCGCCCAACGAACCTCCGAATGCTTCTGACAACACCATCCCGCTCTGTTCATCATTATTGGCGCAAGTTTGACGACGCGTTCATGCGTCCAATGTTTGGTGGCCGGGGTTTCGTTCCATTTGTTCCTGGTTCACCGGTCGAACGTAGTGTCCCCGAGTGGGAATAATCCAAAAAAATCATTATTCCAAGATAAAATCAAATTGCTCCTGGTATAGTCAGTACTCGGTGCCTTACGGATAGACACATATCTGACTACGGAAAGCTCcagaatttagtataattttgccACTTTGTATCATGATCAACACATATTTTTAGTATCTTTGTGCATGTATATTGGATCTTGTCGAGATCTTAGCAGGATCTATTCGCTTGTATCGACTACCAATTGCTAGCAAGTGTGTATCTCTATGCTTTCAAAGGATGTATGATTTACATACAGAAGTACCTTTGCTGTATATTCAATATTTGTATTTTATGAGCATGCTTTTCGGTTTTTCTCCATGCATTTGGAAATGGAAGATAGCACAAAAAGAAAGTATCCAAATTTGATCATCATCAGATGAACAGCTGCTGCATGATGTTGAAATATATCATGTCTTTTGAGTACTGTATAAAGCTGCATGGAAAAGGTAACCATAGATGCATACATTTGCAGTGAGACAATCAAATATAAACCTGAATCAAATTCTTATTGATGAAGTTAGATTTGATCATCTTCAAGTTGACATATGACTTTGTAGGATCATCCCACCTGAATGCATACAAAATAGTAATTACTTCAAGGAGTTATATGATAATTTGTTTTATTAGTTGGATTACTCACACTTCTTTTACACACACATATTTACATATAAGCACATTTTTTactttcttatttattttaaattggtatataattttaaatttcaaGTGTGTTTAGATAGTTGATCGGATTAAGAAAAGTGAGAATTaatctattgatcttttatgataCTCTTCAATACTTAATTACATTCTTTCGTCGTGTTCTTCGATACTAAATGTTTCGGATATTTGGAGTAATTTCAACGTTTCAGGAATTTTTATGTAATTACAAAACTTGTGAGGGATGATATCGAAAACTTTCTTTCCTCGTAAATCCCCATTCGTCAAAACCCTAACTCGACCCTTTTTGTCTGTCTTAATCAAACCGGCCTGCATAGTTAAACGAGAGCGAAGGAAACTGCGATCGGGGGAGGAACGGAGGTCTCATTCGCTTTCCCCTGACCGATTCGCCATGAACATTCTGAAGAGCTTCCCCAGTAGCGGTAAATCGATCCCCTAATCGATTCAGATGCGAATTTGCTTCGTTTTTGTGATGGTTTTTGCTTGAATCTCACATCAAAAGCTGAATCCGTCCTCCCCGATGTCCCATTGTTCGATTCAAGTAGCTCGGCGTGGCCGCTTCCTGGCTCTGCTCACCAAATCCCGGCCTCTCTCGGTGGACACGGCGGAGTACGCGAAGAGGAACTACGCCAGCAATGTCTCCGAGTACAACACTGTCATCGGATCCCTCATCGCCCAGCGAAGGCAAGCTCGCTTGTTTCCCTCATTTCCTGTGTCACTCGATGCTGTGCTTTTACTAATTCTCATGGTATTTGTAACGTATGTTTTAGAGGATACTTGTTGAGGGATGTGTATGATGATATGATGCTGGATGGAGTCCAGCCGGTGCGGGACACCTTCCACGCCCTTATCGTCGGCACCATGAAGGGGAGTCGGCTCCAGGATGCCTTCTTCTTTCGGGATGAAATGAAAGCCATGGGCTTGCCCCCTGATGTCAGTTCCTTTTAAGACTTCCTCTTCTTATTTGTTAGTTATTGTTGTCTGTTCAATGAGTTGTGATGACTGTAACTCCTCGAGATCTTAGGTTTAGGGGTTTGTTAAGCTTTGGAGGTAATGGAgttgaaattttaataaaatttcaacAGGTTAATCTGTACAACTTCTTGATATCAACTTGTGGGAAATGCAAGAGCTCTGATACGGCGATCAAGGTGAGTTTTTCTTTTGTTGTCAGCTTCCATGAATTTCTTGTCTTACTAAGTTTCCTGATTTATGTCAGGAAGGCTTAGCAGGTAATGAAGATTTTGTGTTTGCTACTTGTAACTTATTACCCTCCAAAACATTGTTCGCATTTGATGATTCTATTTTGTTCTTGGAAAAGCTTTTGGAAGAAATGAAGAGGCACAGTGTAAAGCTGAAAGGTGAAACCTACATTTGTCTCCTCAATGCTCTTGCAGCAACAGGCCGGACCGACCAAGTGTATGTCTATTCATGATATATATTAACCTACTAGCTGTCTACAGGTTGCTTTATAAACTGGACTGGAAGCCAGTGGAATGATTCTGCCTTGTAGAGACATTTTAAACACACAATACATCTGAATATACTAGTAGCTGGTTCACCGTGATATTTGTATTTGGTTAGTAAGTGGTCATGGATCTAGAAAATACATTCATCACTGTCTTGTAGAGACATTTTAAACACACAATACATCTGAATATACTAGTAGCTGGTTCACCGTGATATTTGTATTTGGTTAGTAAGTGGTCATGGATCTAGAAAATACGTTCATCACTGTCTTGTAGAGACATTTTAAACACACAATACATCTGAATATACTAGTAGCTGGTTCACCGTGATATTTGTATTTGGTTAGTAAGTGGTCATGGATCTAGAAACTACATCATCACTGAGACTAACAAGTTTGAAACATAAGACTGCCGGACAAACAGATTTAGTCCAGGTGTGAATGGAAGTCTAGTGCATGCATGTTGCTTACAATAGCTAATGCTGTTGGTTGGATATTATGGACAAATGAAATGTGACCTTATGTATGTTTCTTCACTGGCCAACCCTTATACAAGCAAATCTTGATGTAAAATTTATCTCTAATTAATTCTTAAATTTCTCTCCTTTTTATTTGGATTTATAATTACTCTACGATGACTGCTTGCAAACTATTGAGTTATGTTACAGCTATGCCATTGTCCGTGACATGACTGCTGCCGGTCTTGGGTTAAACAAGTTTTGCTATGCTGGACTTATAACTGCATTTAAAAACAAGCTACCTACTACTGAAGAGACCACTGCAAAAGTATGTGATGCAGGTTTTGTCTTTTCCTTTCACATATGTTACATTGGACATTAATGTATTATTCTGCCTTTTTTGTGAAAAGATTATTGAGCTTGTCAAGCAATCAAAGGGGTGGTCTTCCATCGAAGCCTCAACAGACAGTGGAGAGAATGTTATGATGAATGTGTCAGAGGAAGAGTTGTACAACATTCCTACTGCAGAATTTGTGCACAGAAGAGGATTTATAAACAGACAGTTAACAGTCTATCATGTAGCCTTGAATGCTTGTGCAGATTTGAAGAGCAAAGAGGTACAATTTAAATCTATATGAAGTTTTTTTATTGGAATTTGCTGCAATATTAGTTCTTAAATatcatttgttttttattttcccgGTAGACAGTGGAAACACTTCTTGATACGATCAAAAGAGATGGTTATTCCTATGATGTTTTCATCGTGATGCAAGCGATGAGGTAAGTAAAAAATTTATAATGGACTTCCTGCTTACATATTGTATCCTTGGGATCAAATAATTGTAATAATCCTGTCATAGTGATGCTGATCTTTGATTTGATGCATTGTGGATGATTGTTTTGGCACTACTATTAGTTTGTCTTATTGTTCTTTTTCAAATTAAATTTTGTCTTGTTATACTGAAACTTGATGAAATATGAAAGTATCAAACTGTTGTCATTATAGAAAACTGTTAAATCTTGATAATAATATGTAACACTCAGGTTCTAGCAAATAATGTTCAACCAACTTGTGGTAGTATAAAAATTGTATTATTACATCCATTTTATGGGATAATCTAGAGTGACTATTTATCAGTTTTCAGTTAGTTATGAAGGCTTTTGAAAATTGTACTATGTTATgcaagatatttttttaatctgtAAGGTTAGGTTAGAATGGGATTTTGGGTGCGGGAGACAAAAAGTACTTTCCAGGAAAAGATAAAGAATTTTTAGTCCAAATTTATCCTTTAATTACAACAAAACTGGTACCTGACCTCCTAATTAGTTGTAGCCAGAGTCACCAATATGGATTGTAGGGTCGTGTGCTAAAGAATGGCCCAGTGTACAAGGCTCCTACCAATATATGATCTTGGAAGGGTAAACGTACACAacctttatctaactttcttcatCAATCTTGGTGCCAAGGGTCACTTTCTACTGTAGGGTCATGCATGGCCCACATTTGGTgcttaaatcatatatatatatatatatatatatatatatatatatatatgtatatggttTATTTGACTATTAGTTTACCGGAATTATTTTTTAAGACATTGTTCCTGATAACGTTCCAATGTCATCATAAATCAGTTAGATTCCTTTTAATCACAACAAATTGTTTTAGATTTATTTAGTCATTTATCAAACAGTTCTGAGGATGTATTGCAAGATATATGGCCACCATCCTATTACATCTTTTGGTGTTGAAGACATTTTGAAGTGTCTAAGTACCATCTGATGCCATGCTATTTGTTTTTAGGTTGTTGATTTTATGGAGTAAGCTGGTGAATAGTTTGAATTTTGTCTTTTGCTTACTGCTTCTGTGTTTCTAGAATATACTATTTTTAGAGTAAATTCGACTCCCCTATGTTTGCAAAACAGGTGATTGTCAGTTTAATAGCTTGTGTTTCTATGAAAAAGTGGGTTTAAATATGTTTTGGAAGACCAATGCCCTTAGCATATGATGCTAGCATTCCCGTGAACAGGATTCATAGATGTGTTTCTTGATTCCAGAACTTGTCCAGTGCGGGCACTTGTAACTTGGGTTAACCATGACATGCAACCCATGGCTAAGGAGTTAAATGTGGTTAGCTGCTGTTCTTTGTGGTGCAAAGGTGATAGGCTATCTGTTGTTGAAACATGTTATTACATATTGTGAACTATTCTCTTTCACATATACTTAGGCTGATAGATACTTAATTTGAGGGTATCTGACTGAAAGGTTTGGTTGGAGGATATTTTTGTTTTGTTTGCTATAGGAATATTGGTGTGACCGACAGGTTAACCTTGCATGACTTGATCATGATGGTTATTACAATCGATTCCTGATTTAGGTTCTAACAGAAATGTTGAATATTTACCCCCCATTTTCTTGTGATCCAGTACTAGTTATTGCACATTTTAGAATGATGTTTGTATTTTGTGGAAAGGAGGGAGTTTCTTGCGACCATTTTAATAGATTTTTCCCTAATGAcaaaattatcataagtttttaattaaatcatatttcatggatgcttttccttttcttttgctgGAGCCGTGATATCACTGCTCTTGTTTCTTTTTGTAACCTACTATAGATGAGAGGCCATATAGAAGATTACTTTCTGAGACAAAACTATATGCTATGATAATGTTGGAAGAAAGTAGATTGTCCATCCTCATCAACTGCGAAGAACACTGTTGATTAAATAAACTATATACAACATTGTGGCTAAAACATGTTATAAACTAGTTCAGCTGCTTTACAACTAAGGGcatattttatcttttatgtGAAGATCAAGTACATAGAAGGTTGAGGACGTACATGTAAATATCACAGCTAGTGGTTCTTCTGATCTTTCATTGGTACGCATACATGTTCCTCAGAGCAAGATGAAAATTATTGATCTGTTCTTTGAAGTTATGTGAGAAGTAGTGAGGTTATATTAAAGCAACAAGAAATCACAAACATGCTAAAAGCCATAATAACTGGAGCATTAGCAATTATGggtttcaatcaaaatatgaGCGATCCATGCTTCTTTGCAAAGTTAGATAAATTGGAAAGGAGTATGACATTGTGGAAAATTATTCTATCCTATCGAGATGAGCAATTGAAGGGAAATACAAGTTCTATTATGAACACTTTGCTcatcaagattatttttccttatttagatgtaaatcttatATAACTTAAATGCATAGGAGGTTTGTTAAAATTAAGTCTTGTGTGGATTGATCTACAAGTCAGTTGAAGCTTCGAAGACCTTTTACGAC comes from the Musa acuminata AAA Group cultivar baxijiao chromosome BXJ2-8, Cavendish_Baxijiao_AAA, whole genome shotgun sequence genome and includes:
- the LOC103993656 gene encoding pentatricopeptide repeat-containing protein At4g35850, mitochondrial isoform X1, producing the protein MNILKSFPSSVARRGRFLALLTKSRPLSVDTAEYAKRNYASNVSEYNTVIGSLIAQRRGYLLRDVYDDMMLDGVQPVRDTFHALIVGTMKGSRLQDAFFFRDEMKAMGLPPDVNLYNFLISTCGKCKSSDTAIKLLEEMKRHSVKLKGETYICLLNALAATGRTDQVYAIVRDMTAAGLGLNKFCYAGLITAFKNKLPTTEETTAKIIELVKQSKGWSSIEASTDSGENVMMNVSEEELYNIPTAEFVHRRGFINRQLTVYHVALNACADLKSKETVETLLDTIKRDGYSYDVFIVMQAMRCYFNCEDIDSGVRIFEEYTSSRPPTAELYVTLIEGAMVGYTPRGMQIAQENLEKMYARGFFLNPKMGSDLLLAAAGEKTGGYTTANYVWDLLQSRRISPSLPAVKAYYEGLKEREIPADDPRLVLVGRMYDNLNLRFGGRRNT
- the LOC103993656 gene encoding pentatricopeptide repeat-containing protein At4g35850, mitochondrial isoform X2; amino-acid sequence: MNILKSFPSSARRGRFLALLTKSRPLSVDTAEYAKRNYASNVSEYNTVIGSLIAQRRGYLLRDVYDDMMLDGVQPVRDTFHALIVGTMKGSRLQDAFFFRDEMKAMGLPPDVNLYNFLISTCGKCKSSDTAIKLLEEMKRHSVKLKGETYICLLNALAATGRTDQVYAIVRDMTAAGLGLNKFCYAGLITAFKNKLPTTEETTAKIIELVKQSKGWSSIEASTDSGENVMMNVSEEELYNIPTAEFVHRRGFINRQLTVYHVALNACADLKSKETVETLLDTIKRDGYSYDVFIVMQAMRCYFNCEDIDSGVRIFEEYTSSRPPTAELYVTLIEGAMVGYTPRGMQIAQENLEKMYARGFFLNPKMGSDLLLAAAGEKTGGYTTANYVWDLLQSRRISPSLPAVKAYYEGLKEREIPADDPRLVLVGRMYDNLNLRFGGRRNT